In the genome of Caenorhabditis elegans chromosome IV, the window taattaaaaattgatatttgaaacaggaaaaaaatttgtaaaaactttaaaacgtTTAACAAGATACTAATCCCTGATTAGTCTATAAATTCTTACTTTGTAGGGGATTCTGAAATAGAGATTAGCAAGAATTGGAAAATAGAGTTTTTAACTATTTAATGGTTctctttttcccgtttttttgtaatatttctgaattttgtcctataatattttttagtattatcCCTTTCTAGGAAAGCTATATTTTTAGTGAAGTTTGCAAATCTCGtcttcacgtggtgtcaggctgtctcattgcggtttgatctacgaaaaatgcgggaatagttttcccaaaaatatgtgaagtctgcgtctcttctcccgcatttttcgaagatcaaagcgaaatgggactttctgactacACGCGGTCTTCCGAACTCACCATGACTGTAGCAGCTCCAACTGTAAGAGGAACCACTACAAGAAGAAGAGTAAGCAGTGACGTCTTGTTTGGTCCCTCTCGTTCCATTAATCcaggtggaggtggtggaatCCCATCATCAGGCCGATCCATTCGATGAAAAACCAGCGGAGCATCATGATGTGGATCCGCAGGCGACATTGAATCCTCTTGACGACTGGAATCGAAAGATGATGAGGAAGAAGGTGGTGCGAATCcagcagaagaagaagacgaagaagaagatgaagatgaagctTGAGACGTTCTTCTGAAGACACACAAAACCAGATAAACAGCATGCGGATTATATACGCGGCCGCCTCAAACACCCGGGGAGACATTAAGAgagagttttattttttgtttctcatttttcatcgatGAAAGCAGTAAAATCAGGCAAGTGTGTGTGAGCCATTCAAAACCAATTCACTCGTGCAATTAATTTGTGAAGGTCCGTGAGATGTGGGAGGTAGAGGGAAACAAGGAAATTGAGTGTGACAAGAAAATGATGGAGCAATTGGACACGAATTGAGGATGATTTGTGGATTTGGATAATTGTTGTGGAGCactagtttgaaaaaaaatgtatatttcatTTAATTGAGTGTGTTTGAACAGCTTGTGATTTACcgtgtgcaaaaaattcaatttttccaattgcgGTTACTTATTAATTAATGGTTGTTAGAATTAACGCGTGTGGGCGCAATGCAGGCAAGATTTTTGTGCCTATCCGGAAGGCTGAGTTCAATGTAAATTAAATACTATCAGATGTTCTCCGCAAATTCAAAATGTATGTATGTTCTAATCTTGAAAACTGGAAAGTCCTACATTTCCTTTTTGTTGCTTGCAAAACTTGCATGATTAACTTTCTGTACTATTGCAACACGAAGCTTAAAATtacattcaaaattcaagttttccttTATATTTCTTTGTTTCCCATTGTTTCATGCTCTCCTCCTGATACACTATTCCTCAGAATACAATCGTCATCACGTCGGTGACGGCGGCATCGTCAAAAGTATCTCATCCTGCTTCTTTTGATGTTTCATAGCCACAAATTATCCATcttttttcgtcgttttcttttctcacAACTATTCCCATCTTTTACATTCAATTTGTAAGAaagaaggaggaggaggagtCAAGGCACTTTTGAAAGAGACTTCTCTGTGGTTTCTAACGAGCCTTCTCTACTTCTTTCCAACATTgaatcaaaaaaggaaaaaagaaagaaaaaagaagacggcgaagaagaaaaaagaaaaaagaagaggatgCGATAATTCAATTCTCAGTGCAGAAACAAGTGCTAGTGCTTCTCTCTTTCTGTGTGAGTATGTGGTGTTAGCGGCATGCCAcgtcattcaaatttttctgtacACTGACCTGGTGTGGGTCCTGAGGAACGCAAAAGTATTGCAGAATGGTTGATCGCATGCGCAAAGATCCGTCCATTTATCGTCttcgtttctgaaaatttagagaattaaaaaaaattttaaaggggTGTGAAGGGGGTttagattttcagccaaatttacaaaagctttgaaaaaattcatccTACTTATGCAAACTCATAGTTATCTGAGCCTTATGtgttatctaaaaaaaatatatgcctgcctgccttcaccgcgacctacgcctgcctcgTGCCTACTAGCGTTCATGCGTTCTTACGGTCAAATTTCAGGTGTATATGttttgacgatttttaaattgtcaTGGAGCACACTTTGAAAAAACCCTACAATAGGAAGTAGGCTGGCGAGGAGGCAGGCGCCTACCGATGTGCCTAGCTAAAAATGCAGAACCaaacttcattttcttcaatttctcaatGCAACATATTTTAGGCACAATGTTTTTTAAGAAGTCTTAAAGCTAGTagcgaaatttcaaacttcccTCAAAACCTGGCGCCCAAAAAAAGTGTAGCCTAAATTTCCATACAGATCCCCTTTTCCCATCTGGAACAAAAAATCCActctctcgttttttttttccatttctcaaatttataaattcagtATGCATTCTGTGTTTTTGTGCATTTGTGGATAAGAATAGGAGGGCAGTGAGCACCGTCAAAAACAAAGCAGAGGTCCGTGTGTCGTTCCATTTTCCTGCTCTCCAATGTATACATGAATGGATAGAGAGGATAtatatgtgtgtgtgctcATACTCTCACTATATATATACATgtatatttttgagcaaaagcAAGTCAAAAACTTGTATGCCTTTCGATGAAGTGTCCCTTTTCCCGTCACTCTTTCTCTCTTGTCGACGTGGTAGAGAGTCTTCTGACAAATGATGCGTGAAATGATACATGTTGTCCAgtgaaaaaaagagttttctgTGTTCTTCTTTAGGTTCCTTTAGGTTCTATATCCCGCTCTTCACTGACAGTGATGAACAAGTGAAACAACACGGACATCATTGCGCCTGGATTTGTCATTCTTGATGGATGAATTTGGAGGAGCTTTAGTCGAGATACATTCCCCAAAATCACATCTTCATGGTCTACTTCACAATTCAGAGATTGAACAAATTGTGGTTCTGAGAGGAAAACAATCAGGCGAATTGGGCCACTACTAATAATATGTTAATCTAATAGGTTATGGCTactcgaaaaacattttttaactttttgagaacaaGGCGTGTCAACAATTAGTTAATATTCTATGAGGtcagcaaaagaaaaaagtttgaaatgtgAATAGTTGGTGGTCAGAGTTGGCACTTTCTAGAAATCCAAACTTCCAGCCTTCAAGGCGGCCTACGCCTGCCTCGAGCCTAttaattcaaatgaaaatcagAGCAGCTTACTGAACTGCTTCGGAAACTACTCATCGTATTCTTTCACAGCCACGTAGCAAAATATGATTTGCGAAGGAGAATTGCTCAAATCTAGAGTTTCCATGTAGGCGCCAAAACGCCTGCTTGACCTTTAGACGATCACTACCTGTAGGGTGGCGCGTAGACATGGagacgatttttcaaaaattgactgtggatttttcatttaattagTTTTACATATACTCTAAAAATAAACTGTAATTAACACTTGTAAATATCTTTCCCCGTAAAGACATCGATGCTCAAAGCTCACAGCTTTTCTatgaaactttcgaaaaaatctcCCCCATTCAACATGATACTTTGAAACCTCGAAACCTTCGAGAAACCTGGTGACTGTTGCTGCTCTAAAATTCACAAGTTTCTCGTACTCACAGACTCttactttctttttctcgAGTCGCATACTAAATGCATTAGGCTCAGTGCTCCAAGTCATCTTCCCGTCTGTGTTTGTGTGTGAGAGTGTGTGGCTCAAAGAGCATCACGTTGAGTTTCGGGTAATATGAGACGACGCAAAGGAGCACAGAAGATGCAGCAGAAGCATAAGAAGAAGACCATCTTCTactctttctctttttgtcACCAGATCCTGGATATATCTTTAGAGTAACAAAAAACCTAGGTTCATTTCTTTCGTTTATCAGTGGAAAAAGTGCGCGGAGAGCAAGAGGAAAGTGCACAAAATCTGATATTCATACCCCTGAAATGCTCGTAAAATGTTATGGGCTTACGCAGCAGCTTCTGTGAGCTTTTTGGTGTGGTAATCGAATGTGCTCTTTCTCTATATTGCTCAGGTGTCCACTACATGCCGTGGGAATTGGTATGGATAATGACAAAAGACATTTAGAACCCTCTTGTTGTTTGTCGTATTTCTCGAGTCGGTGCAATTCCACAAAATAATGCAATCACCCCCGTTTGTCGCCGTCCGTTCGCTCGTTTTGTGTCGCAGAGAGGGAAGAAAGAACTAACGACCACGAATTTGTCATTACGAACAAATGGGAAATTTAGGTGAAATGGGTGATGTTTGTAGGTGAGCTTGTTATCTCTACTTACATGATTACCATCTTTGATCTAATCTTGGTTTTGATGATAAGTAGACATGAAATCTGGCAAAACTGTCTACTTTTAGAACAAACTCCGGAGTTTGGTATTTTTACAGTACACCtaatttcaaatagttttttttttcaatttcaaaatttgagtatAGGAGGCACTTGTACTTTGACAGTAGGCAGTGCCTACTAGGCACTTGTACTTTGACAGTAGGCAGTGCCTACTAGGCACACGCTCGCTTTGAAGGCAGGTATGCAGGGGTTGGGCCTACATGGAATGCTCACTGGAGCCATTCAAAGTGCGTTGCCTACAACGTGAGCCGaaccgaaaaaataaatttgaattctctcAAAAACAGGATGCAGTGACAATTTTGTATCCTTCCttgcaattatttttagcaatttccTTTTTGTCACGAGAGGCTtcagattttgcaaaatgacGTTGCTCAAACTGTGCTTAGGCTTCTTTTTGCTTTGGAGGTGCTTCTGGACGAAATGTTCTTGctatttattaataaataattttgtaacACCTTTAAAATTAATCTACTTTTTAATCATTTCCATATTAAATTCCCTCAATTTCTTTAACTTAAAAAACGTAATAAAGAAGGCagtgagaagaagaaaacgCTCTGAATAATTAATCGTGTGCTCTTTTTATCcgcatttttttcttcgaaattgaaccttgaaacaaaaaaaatgtgaggaGGAGGGTGGGAAAAGCCGAATTAATGGTCGTGTGAGCACTCCAAAGgtcaggaattgaaaattgaaaataattttatggggagttttgatataaatttcattattttagaattcattttttttcaaatcaaaaactcacttatGACATCCAAGAGTATTCGTTCCACACGTTCGTATCACTTGATTGCTATCTCTCAAAATGCCAACTAAACATACAGTACCATCACATGAACCATATGGTACACAATGATCGTCAGTACAGTAACATTTGACCGAATTCGCCACGCCGGGAAGGAGGAAGAGAAGTAGAAGGAGAAGCTGGTTGTGATATCGCCATCGTTGTCGTCCCGGCCTCATTCTATGACATGACAACAAGGGGTTCGTGATGGTATGAGACGAtatctggaattttaattGATGTTTAGGGCGTGaaagagttttaaaaataagaataaaaggAAAATGTTACAACAATTATCAATGATTAATTAGTTTCAACGAGCTGAGATGAATAATGTTTAGTTCTAGAGagcaaaaacctaaaattctggaataaattcagtttcaattttcaaaaaaaagcgttTAAATTTGCGCTTAAAATATGGCGCAATTAACTAGAAATAGAGTggtaataaattttaaactaaaatgttttaaatttgaaatttaaccaAGATATCCTATTCCTGGAAATCCAGATaaaacttgaagtttttcattcaagttttctcaaaagtttcacttgttttaatttgataaaattacaatttttaattgaattcgTCAAAAGTTTAAGTGAATTCGTCAAAAAATTCGTCAAAGTCCTTAAATGGATGCTAGATGCTTTTTCAAGTCAAGACAACTTTTagtaaaaaccaaaatattccAAGATACTCTAGACCTCCATTTCCAAGttataaacattttggaaCGAGAGTtcaagaaagaagaaaaaacaaaagaggTGAGGAAACAGAAGaacataaaacaaaaacaaaaaatagagatGCTAAAGGCAAAACAAAAggcgagaaaaaagaaaaaaaaaacggcggGACGCAAAAAACTCGGTGGGTGGGGTTTTGTCTGTGTCACTCTGCGTCTTTCAATCTCACGATCTATCCTTTGACTGGCCGGGACCCGTCGTCCGAAAGACTCACTCATCGATTCTGACGGACAAAGTCGGAAGGAACCAGGCCCCGCCCTCCCCGGGAGCCAACCCCTGCTCCGCCCAGTTTTTGAGAGCTTTTCTGATGTGTGatgtcatttttttgttgtttttttttcgtggggTGAAAGAAGTTTGTAGAGAGatttcaggaaaattaaaatgagaaCATCCCAAACTTCAACGAAAgatagaaagaaaaagaacagaAATGTGTCAGACATAATAAGATAGATTTTGAatacatcatcatcatcatcatcacagAAAGAGAAACCACGATTcgattcttctttttctcattttgtcgccatttccttcttttcttctctCTATTTGCTCTGTGTTGCCAACGGCAGGAAGCGTGGAGTGAAATGGTGAGACAGACGACTCCAGCAGAGTCTATGTATATATAAATCTATTCGATTCTCCTATTTTTGGGTGAATGTTTGGAACATCTTCAATTGAACAGAAGGCTTCTTTTTACTACTAAACAATTGCATCGTTCAAGGGTCAAGAattttgtatctttttttgtattgaagTCTAGAGGTTTCTCATATGACTAAGCAAATAATGTATCTAGAATTCGCTGGTcagtacaaaattttgaaatcttcaatttttcgaacagATGTTTGATGAAAATATGCTGCCAGATATTAGAGTCACTTTGTATTTCGATcgttttgattaaaaaactgGACAGTAAATAAAGTCCTACATCGTTATGTTTGATTGGTTGCTCCAAGAAAGTATCATCTCATAAAACTCTTATTTAAATGTCAGCGTTCCTGATTTTGAGGCTACCTACTCGTGCCTAGTACctgcttttcaattttaattttcgagaaatcttttgaaaccgaaaaatgagaaattagtAATTCTGCGCTATGCTAcgcaaaaattgagaatcgGAGATtacgaaaaatcacaaaaaataggcggtaggcagtGTTTGATCAAAACCTTAAACCCTATGAAttcaaaatatcagaaaatacTGTAAGCTcgtttgtctgaaaatgtgctctattgacACTAATGACAATTACGGTTACTGTagttaattgttttattacgTTGAATTCCTCTAATTGTGAGTTGACACTTGAAACTTGAAGAGAAAATACTGTTTCTTTAATGATTtatacacatttttgaaattatccaATTCACAGTTATATGGAATCCCAAAAAGTTGAAGAGTATTTACACATGCTTGATGGTCTACTATATTAACATCGATGTATCAATTTAACATCTTTAGAAAACTAGCTCAAACTATAAAAATACTTTAGACCGCTTCAGACCCTCAACGTTAAgccaccaattttttactcaaaattcGAGGTAAGCCCATTTTCCAAGTCATCatcatttatcatttttacccaaaagtttcatttcctttattttctttttaagaaaaactaGTAAAGGACTAActcgctttttttcaaaattagcttcctgtttttgagtttttatagttcaaaacaaaaataattattttcctcTTTAGAGCACAACTTGGAATTGGAAATAGAATACAAGTACATTTTCTCGgaattcgaaaagaaaactgcgcttcagtgcatttttcccaaaatagtTGGCAAACGCAGATGTGAAGGATTTGCAAACTTTCAAGTAATGAATCCTCAAGAATTGCagacattttccaaatttttcatactttttcgCACGCCGTTCCGATTTAGTAATTTCGTATAGATATGTGGGTGtaagaaatttaaagaaaaactacGAGAAGCAATGAGTATACTGAAATAGGAATTGAGAGTAAACGAAGAAAGTAGATACTTATTCATGTTTAGAAACTAAAAATCGGAGAAGACTggtcaacaacaacaacaaaggGGAAtggagaagaagatgaagtacagtaatccttgTTTTTCCTGATATTTTATGTTTCGTTTTGACAATTGAAGTGTCCGGTGGAGAATTGGTTATATTAATtattcaagaaattcaaatgatCTCGTCTTAATTGAATATTGAAGAGATGAGTATTGACTATAATTGAGCCTTTGAAAAACCTAGATATACCCACTGTATTCAACTAATAACCTTAATGATCATGATGCTGCTCTAttagaaactttttagaatcttctagaaaatctttaaatctttaaaaaaagaagaaactgTACGATCAAGAAGTGCCTCCTTTTCAACTgcattttcttccaatttcttgTCACAGTGTTTATATGGTGCTAATGTTAACTTTGTCTTggaactgtaaaaaaatttaaagaaaactacTAGAAGAAATGAATATACTGACATAGgcattgagaaaaaacttgtgtgtttctttttaattttcacattttcatagACGTTTTCTGGTATGAGGGAAGGAAATGCTGGCAGACCTAGGATCTAGGAAATAGAATGTACCCCTATGGGAACctattgaagtttttgatttcagagcGTAAAATTTCATGTCTAATATTATATGAACAACAAGTACCAAATTCATAAAGACTTGCAATATTAGGGGTCACATTTTCAAAGTGACAAGAAAAATTACAGTGGCATGAGAATCTACTAAAAAGCACAGAAAAACACCGACCACAGAAGCTCAGCAATACGAT includes:
- the H01G02.3 gene encoding Activin_recp domain-containing protein (Confirmed by transcript evidence), whose amino-acid sequence is MRPGRQRWRYHNQLLLLLLFLLPGVANSVKCYCTDDHCVPYGSCDGTVCLVGILRDSNQVIRTCGTNTLGCHKNEDDKWTDLCACDQPFCNTFAFLRTHTRRTSQASSSSSSSSSSSAGFAPPSSSSSFDSSRQEDSMSPADPHHDAPLVFHRMDRPDDGIPPPPPGLMEREGPNKTSLLTLLLVVVPLTVGAATVMVVAFNYYCHLC
- the H01G02.3 gene encoding Activin_recp domain-containing protein (Confirmed by transcript evidence), with amino-acid sequence MRPGRQRWRYHNQLLLLLLFLLPGVANSVKCYCTDDHCVPYGSCDGTVCLVGILRDSNQVIRTCGTNTLGCHKNEDDKWTDLCACDQPFCNTFAFLRTHTSRQEDSMSPADPHHDAPLVFHRMDRPDDGIPPPPPGLMEREGPNKTSLLTLLLVVVPLTVGAATVMVVAFNYYCHLC
- the H01G02.3 gene encoding Activin_recp domain-containing protein (Confirmed by transcript evidence), with the translated sequence MRPGRQRWRYHNQLLLLLLFLLPGVANSVKCYCTDDHCVPYGSCDGTVCLVGILRDSNQVIRTCGTNTLGCHKNEDDKWTDLCACDQPFCNTFAFLRTHTRFNSTHSALLEELSMELQAGGLRRLCSNMHSSAMKYFLG